From a region of the Nitrospirota bacterium genome:
- a CDS encoding alpha/beta hydrolase — protein MMVNPFCAAGSVGAAIRLLVGALAVVVGLLTVIEAPTHFLWIVAIGATEWGYWLVPIAFACALLPFRNRCSGEASVRWRGAGQLGRVLALVGALLLLAPLLRALLVAERLEQDLAAAFPLGPAPSSDTSVEPAGGSPLQFTHLLSGVAQEPVQQSSLVYAAPEGEPLRLDLYRSASLSLPAPAVIVIHGGSWQSGDRSQLADLNRHLASRGYVVAAVGYRFAPRWPFPAARNDVRAAVAYLQTHASELGLDPQRMVLLGRSAGGQLALLVAYTAGDPAIRGAIAFYAPADLRYSYEHPGNPLVLDSRGVLTAYLGGSPEQRPEAYAAASPLNFVGVGTPPTLLIHGQRDELVKPIQSERLAVRLAQAGRSLFLLRLPWATHGCDANFSGPCGQLSTYVVERFLAAVVR, from the coding sequence GTGATGGTCAACCCTTTCTGTGCTGCTGGTTCCGTGGGTGCCGCCATTCGCCTCCTTGTCGGGGCTCTTGCCGTCGTGGTTGGTTTGCTGACGGTCATAGAGGCGCCGACCCATTTCTTGTGGATCGTGGCGATCGGCGCCACCGAATGGGGCTATTGGCTGGTTCCCATCGCGTTCGCTTGCGCCCTCCTTCCATTCCGCAATCGTTGCTCGGGAGAAGCGAGCGTCCGCTGGCGAGGAGCCGGCCAGTTGGGCCGTGTGTTGGCCCTGGTCGGCGCCTTGCTGCTCCTGGCCCCGCTCTTGCGGGCGCTGCTGGTGGCTGAGCGGCTTGAACAGGACCTGGCGGCGGCGTTTCCTCTGGGTCCGGCTCCCTCATCCGACACTAGCGTCGAGCCGGCTGGTGGCAGCCCTCTGCAATTCACGCACCTCTTGTCGGGAGTGGCGCAGGAGCCGGTACAGCAAAGCAGCCTAGTCTATGCGGCGCCGGAGGGAGAACCCCTGCGGCTGGACCTGTACCGGTCGGCGAGTCTCTCCTTACCGGCTCCGGCGGTTATCGTGATTCACGGGGGGTCGTGGCAGAGCGGAGATCGAAGCCAACTGGCCGATCTCAATCGTCATCTTGCCTCCCGAGGCTATGTCGTGGCTGCAGTCGGCTATCGCTTTGCCCCACGGTGGCCATTTCCCGCAGCCAGGAACGATGTGCGGGCTGCGGTGGCCTATCTGCAAACCCATGCGTCAGAACTGGGGCTCGATCCGCAACGAATGGTCTTGTTGGGCCGTTCGGCCGGAGGCCAACTGGCACTGTTGGTGGCCTATACGGCCGGTGATCCGGCGATCCGTGGCGCCATCGCTTTTTATGCGCCGGCCGATTTGCGATATAGCTATGAGCATCCGGGCAATCCCTTGGTACTGGACTCGCGCGGCGTGCTCACGGCCTATTTGGGGGGCAGTCCGGAACAACGGCCGGAAGCCTATGCTGCCGCCTCGCCGCTGAATTTCGTCGGCGTCGGCACGCCTCCCACCTTGCTCATCCATGGGCAACGGGACGAACTGGTCAAGCCGATCCAGAGCGAGCGGCTCGCGGTACGGCTGGCTCAGGCGGGACGGTCCCTGTTCTTGCTGCGGCTGCCTTGGGCGACCCATGGCTGTGACGCCAACTTCAGCGGGCCTTGCGGCCAACTCAGCACCTATGTGGTGGAACGCTTTCTGGCGGCGGTCGTACGTTAG
- a CDS encoding class I SAM-dependent methyltransferase: MESKSVIREPLPLTGDQLTQRAWRMPDMVVYQHTPEEWWLTPLDDHLPLVRLNRMGIELLTSMDGKASVGWLLDKFGKWVCGPDGETGRWHLERWALPRYALCYYGTEPPTGQHRSNAKWDLLLQQIREGWSGSREFEGEDHLHAFHLRDIATQEGHFDQIETTVSHLFREPSEALQGLTYGRLLAKHLRRLGWWSPKPKLVVEVGGGLGYVSREIAAELSPVEKQGVLYTFLDITRPFLPSQLKLAGEAGWRCGGTQANAEWLPFRNNSVDLVIDNENLADMTPVQLAKREIETGRGDTPLHQEALDWIRRIRLPLEPDLPDEVMFNLGPIRFLAELWRVLKPGGRAILIEFGIEQGWPAPVKLPGHTEYEVQYQHLRHAAKWLGFQEQYFALPQFFVIRPDTRLLCTGAAYTIQRFCQAQGKPFSIRAYTEAELSKALGDMLPKLMGCHYHEVINPAWFGLWDFKVLLVEKPGAAPRPTFQETKGFRWYSQR, encoded by the coding sequence ATGGAGTCCAAATCCGTCATACGGGAACCGCTCCCCCTCACCGGCGACCAGCTGACCCAGCGGGCATGGAGAATGCCGGACATGGTGGTGTACCAACACACGCCGGAGGAATGGTGGCTCACGCCGTTGGACGACCACCTTCCCCTGGTACGGCTGAACCGGATGGGGATCGAGCTCCTGACCTCCATGGACGGCAAGGCATCGGTCGGCTGGCTCCTGGATAAGTTCGGCAAATGGGTCTGCGGACCGGATGGAGAAACCGGCCGCTGGCATCTGGAACGGTGGGCCCTGCCCCGCTACGCCCTCTGTTACTACGGCACCGAACCCCCGACCGGACAGCACCGGAGCAACGCCAAGTGGGACCTGCTCCTGCAACAGATTCGCGAAGGCTGGTCCGGCTCCCGCGAATTCGAGGGGGAAGACCATCTCCACGCGTTTCACCTGCGCGACATCGCCACCCAGGAAGGGCACTTCGACCAGATCGAGACGACCGTGTCCCACCTGTTCCGTGAGCCCAGCGAGGCGCTCCAAGGCCTGACCTATGGACGGCTCCTGGCCAAACACCTGCGCCGTCTCGGCTGGTGGTCGCCCAAACCGAAGCTGGTCGTGGAAGTTGGCGGGGGTCTCGGGTATGTCTCCCGTGAAATCGCGGCCGAGCTGTCGCCGGTCGAAAAACAGGGCGTTCTCTATACGTTTCTGGATATCACCCGCCCCTTCCTCCCCTCCCAACTGAAGCTGGCCGGCGAAGCCGGGTGGCGGTGCGGCGGCACCCAGGCCAATGCCGAATGGCTCCCCTTTCGCAACAACAGCGTGGACCTGGTCATCGACAACGAAAACCTCGCCGACATGACCCCGGTGCAGCTCGCCAAGCGGGAGATCGAAACAGGCAGGGGGGACACGCCCTTGCATCAGGAGGCTCTGGACTGGATCAGGCGCATCCGCTTGCCGCTCGAGCCGGACCTCCCCGATGAAGTGATGTTCAACCTCGGCCCGATCCGGTTTCTCGCGGAACTCTGGCGGGTCTTGAAGCCGGGCGGACGGGCGATCCTGATCGAATTCGGCATCGAACAGGGCTGGCCGGCCCCGGTCAAGCTGCCTGGCCATACGGAATATGAGGTGCAGTACCAGCACCTCCGCCATGCGGCCAAATGGCTGGGGTTCCAGGAACAGTACTTTGCCCTGCCCCAGTTCTTCGTCATCCGGCCTGATACCCGCCTGCTCTGCACCGGCGCCGCCTACACGATCCAGCGTTTCTGCCAGGCTCAGGGGAAACCCTTTTCCATCCGGGCCTACACCGAAGCCGAGCTGAGCAAGGCCCTCGGAGACATGCTGCCCAAGCTGATGGGCTGTCACTACCACGAGGTGATCAACCCGGCCTGGTTCGGACTCTGGGACTTCAAAGTGCTGTTGGTGGAAAAACCAGGCGCCGCGCCGCGCCCGACGTTCCAAGAGACAAAAGGCTTTCGCTGGTATTCACAACGATAA
- the recG gene encoding ATP-dependent DNA helicase RecG — MERLQHIVQRLARPIDFASRDAYAYLSTVKGLGPFVSRQVVEALADDVYSAAVETDLLTIRQLFADYDQIPDQAERKRRLASAQAILSRLRSMDIDAKEEARGAGQGQTHPHIPSSGPVASDLWNLPIQFARGVGPKRTPLLERLGIRTVEDALWFLPWRYEDRSVVTSIGQLAPGKLATVCGIVHSSELKRAARRRLSILEVTVEDATGSVHAVFFNQPYLETQLKPGARVMLSGIVSAGRKGWTDLGLESPQYEVLGEEQDTPLHVGRIVPIYHETKGLTSRQFRTIVKGLLDQYAPGMEDIVPASLLAKLRLPSIHRAIPDLHFPPVPGRQAGQGSMEALDRGTTPAHRRLAFEEFFVLELALAMRQRTVKEEVKGIRFDTGTQLAAKLRTLLPFQLTAAQERVLGEIQRDMASLRPMNRLIQGDVGCGKTIVGLIAMVIACGSGYQAALMVPTEILAEQHYLNLRPLLDSLGLTVVLLKSGGAAKAKAATLAQIESGAAHVVIGTHALIQKGVQFARLGLTVIDEQHKFGVLQRKTLLEKGYHPDVLVMTATPIPRTLAMTVYGDLDISVIDALPPGRRPVRTWLFNESQRRRAYQLVHDEVRAGRQGYIVYPLVEESEKVDLQAAIQAAEQLQAKEFRDARVGLLHGRLKADEKERTMAAFKAGTIQILVATTVVEVGVDVPNATVILVEHAERFGLAQLHQLRGRVGRSAIQSYCLLLASGRGAAGNREEQSWQPAARSGSPRGAGASPSRQRLEALVNSTDGFVIAEEDLRIRGPGEFFGVRQWGLPELRVANLIRDGVLLESARQEAFALLASDPHLSEPRHQALRTVMLRRWKDKLDLGSVS, encoded by the coding sequence ATGGAGCGACTGCAGCACATTGTGCAGCGCCTGGCCCGTCCCATTGACTTCGCCAGCCGCGATGCCTACGCGTATCTCTCGACGGTGAAAGGCCTCGGCCCGTTCGTGTCGCGCCAGGTTGTGGAGGCCTTGGCTGACGATGTCTACTCGGCCGCCGTCGAAACCGATTTGCTGACGATCCGCCAACTCTTCGCCGATTACGACCAGATTCCCGATCAGGCCGAGCGCAAGCGCCGGCTGGCAAGCGCGCAGGCGATCCTGAGCCGGCTGCGCTCGATGGACATAGACGCGAAGGAAGAAGCGCGAGGCGCAGGGCAGGGGCAGACCCATCCTCACATCCCGAGTTCCGGCCCCGTTGCTTCCGACCTGTGGAATCTTCCGATCCAGTTTGCTCGGGGTGTCGGGCCCAAGCGGACGCCGTTGCTGGAGCGGCTGGGGATCAGGACGGTTGAAGATGCCCTTTGGTTCCTGCCCTGGCGCTACGAGGACCGGTCGGTCGTGACTTCCATCGGGCAACTGGCGCCGGGCAAGCTGGCGACCGTCTGCGGGATCGTGCACAGCAGCGAGCTGAAGCGCGCGGCCAGGCGTCGTCTCTCCATTCTGGAGGTGACGGTGGAGGACGCAACCGGCTCGGTACATGCGGTCTTCTTCAATCAGCCCTATCTGGAAACGCAGTTAAAGCCGGGGGCCCGCGTGATGCTGAGCGGCATAGTGTCGGCCGGCCGCAAAGGCTGGACCGATCTCGGCCTGGAGTCTCCTCAATACGAGGTCTTGGGGGAGGAACAGGATACGCCGTTGCACGTCGGCCGGATCGTGCCGATCTACCATGAGACGAAGGGGCTCACGTCCCGCCAGTTCCGAACGATCGTCAAGGGCTTGCTGGATCAGTATGCGCCAGGCATGGAAGACATCGTGCCGGCCTCATTGCTGGCCAAGCTGCGCCTCCCGTCGATCCACCGCGCGATTCCCGATCTCCATTTCCCTCCCGTGCCGGGCCGCCAGGCCGGCCAGGGTTCGATGGAAGCGCTCGATCGCGGGACGACTCCGGCGCACCGGCGGCTGGCGTTCGAGGAATTTTTCGTGCTGGAGCTGGCTTTGGCCATGCGCCAACGGACCGTCAAGGAAGAGGTGAAAGGCATCCGGTTCGATACCGGCACGCAACTGGCGGCCAAGCTTCGGACCCTCTTGCCGTTTCAGCTCACGGCGGCTCAGGAGCGGGTGTTGGGCGAAATCCAGCGGGACATGGCATCGTTGCGGCCGATGAATCGGCTGATCCAGGGCGATGTGGGCTGCGGCAAGACGATCGTCGGGCTGATCGCGATGGTCATTGCCTGCGGGTCCGGCTACCAGGCGGCCCTTATGGTGCCGACCGAAATCCTGGCGGAGCAACATTACCTCAACTTGCGTCCGCTCCTGGATTCGCTGGGGCTGACGGTGGTGCTGCTCAAGAGTGGGGGGGCGGCCAAGGCGAAAGCGGCGACGCTCGCGCAGATCGAAAGCGGCGCGGCCCATGTCGTGATCGGCACCCATGCGCTGATCCAGAAGGGCGTCCAATTCGCGCGGCTGGGGCTGACGGTGATCGACGAGCAGCACAAGTTCGGGGTGCTTCAACGGAAGACCTTGCTGGAGAAGGGCTATCACCCGGACGTGCTGGTCATGACGGCCACGCCGATCCCCAGGACCTTGGCTATGACCGTCTATGGGGATTTGGATATCTCGGTGATCGACGCGTTGCCGCCGGGGCGTCGCCCGGTCCGGACCTGGCTGTTCAACGAATCCCAGCGTCGCCGGGCCTATCAGTTGGTGCACGATGAAGTGCGGGCCGGCCGGCAAGGCTATATCGTCTATCCTCTGGTGGAGGAGTCGGAAAAGGTCGATCTGCAGGCGGCGATCCAGGCGGCCGAGCAACTTCAGGCCAAGGAGTTCCGCGACGCCCGCGTGGGGCTCCTGCATGGGCGCTTGAAGGCCGACGAGAAAGAACGGACGATGGCGGCGTTTAAGGCCGGCACGATTCAGATTCTTGTGGCGACCACCGTCGTGGAAGTCGGGGTGGACGTGCCGAACGCGACTGTGATACTCGTGGAACATGCCGAGCGGTTTGGGCTGGCGCAACTGCATCAGCTGCGGGGCCGGGTGGGGCGGAGCGCGATCCAGTCCTACTGTCTGCTCCTGGCTTCGGGGCGGGGAGCCGCCGGGAACCGTGAGGAGCAGAGTTGGCAGCCAGCGGCTCGATCCGGGTCCCCAAGGGGAGCCGGAGCCAGCCCTTCGCGCCAACGCCTGGAGGCCTTGGTCAACTCGACCGATGGCTTTGTCATTGCGGAAGAAGACCTCCGCATCCGGGGGCCGGGGGAATTTTTCGGTGTGCGCCAGTGGGGGTTGCCTGAATTACGGGTGGCCAATCTCATCCGGGACGGGGTCTTACTCGAATCGGCAAGGCAGGAAGCGTTTGCGTTGCTGGCGTCGGACCCGCATTTGTCCGAGCCGCGCCACCAAGCGTTGCGGACCGTGATGCTGCGGCGCTGGAAGGACAAGCTGGATCTCGGGTCCGTCAGCTGA
- the rpmB gene encoding 50S ribosomal protein L28, whose product MAFSCDLCGKKHQSGHNVSHANNKTKRIFAPNLQRVKAVVEGATKHIRVCTRCLRTGLVKKAV is encoded by the coding sequence GTGGCTTTTTCATGCGACCTCTGCGGCAAGAAGCATCAATCCGGCCATAACGTGAGCCATGCCAACAACAAAACCAAGCGCATCTTCGCGCCCAATCTCCAGCGGGTCAAGGCGGTGGTGGAGGGCGCGACCAAGCATATCCGCGTCTGCACCCGCTGCCTGCGCACCGGATTGGTCAAGAAAGCGGTCTAG
- a CDS encoding peptidase C14 — MTHRFIIALASLMPIKKHVTCFLADVLPSFFHVHCIALGLPPAKRRSIMTAPVRLLTGLLLLLLAGCATPLGDAAGRGDLKAMSALLEQGQDVNEKDACGMNAGETALFCAVWSGNQPVAKFLLERGADVNAKTNWNMTPLDAAVGRGDVQMVQFLLERGAETNNAQVQVCDSGGFDINMCTSLQYAKHTGNTKVARLLEYAEEKELAKLGVPSSSAPLTAAPPAAAVVPASDVDRVPASDVKARTHAYAILVGIEQYQQKLPKADFAAHDAEVMGQYLTKTLGYQEENVVVLLNERATKTGIEKYLEGWLPDHVEKDDSVFIYYSGHGAPNPKTGKAFLVPYDGDPTFVDQTSYSLDRLYAKLADLPAKEVVVMLDSCFSGAGGRSVIAKGMRPMVLSVENPLLAKGKTVVLAASSGEQVSSTYDQKGHGLLTYFFLKGLQGEGGRDKDRSIDLRELFEYLKPQVERVARREFHNEQSPQLLGSPDMLKKGVRLLEPN; from the coding sequence ATGACCCATCGGTTTATTATTGCCTTAGCGTCATTGATGCCTATAAAGAAGCACGTCACGTGTTTCTTGGCTGACGTCCTTCCATCTTTCTTTCATGTCCATTGTATTGCGCTGGGATTGCCGCCAGCCAAGCGGAGGTCGATTATGACTGCGCCGGTTCGACTCCTTACGGGACTGTTGCTCCTTCTGCTCGCCGGTTGCGCCACCCCCTTGGGCGATGCGGCGGGACGAGGCGATCTGAAAGCGATGAGCGCATTGCTGGAGCAGGGGCAAGACGTCAACGAGAAGGACGCCTGTGGCATGAATGCCGGAGAGACTGCCTTGTTCTGCGCGGTCTGGTCGGGCAATCAGCCGGTGGCCAAATTCCTGTTGGAGCGTGGCGCCGACGTGAATGCCAAGACCAATTGGAACATGACGCCCCTCGATGCGGCCGTGGGCAGAGGCGATGTGCAGATGGTCCAATTCCTGCTGGAGCGGGGAGCGGAAACGAACAACGCGCAGGTCCAGGTCTGCGATTCCGGCGGATTCGACATCAACATGTGCACCTCGCTCCAATATGCCAAGCATACGGGGAACACCAAAGTCGCGCGATTGCTTGAATATGCCGAGGAGAAGGAATTGGCCAAGCTGGGCGTGCCGTCGTCTTCCGCGCCGCTGACGGCAGCCCCGCCCGCGGCGGCGGTTGTGCCCGCGAGCGATGTGGATCGTGTGCCCGCGTCGGACGTCAAGGCCAGGACCCATGCCTATGCGATCCTCGTCGGCATCGAGCAGTATCAGCAGAAGCTGCCCAAGGCGGACTTTGCCGCACATGACGCCGAGGTCATGGGGCAATATCTCACCAAGACGTTGGGCTACCAGGAGGAGAACGTCGTGGTGTTGCTCAACGAACGGGCGACCAAGACGGGGATAGAGAAGTATCTCGAAGGGTGGTTGCCCGATCACGTGGAGAAAGACGACTCGGTCTTCATCTACTATTCGGGGCACGGGGCACCCAACCCGAAAACCGGCAAGGCATTTCTTGTACCCTACGACGGTGACCCGACCTTCGTGGACCAGACTAGCTACTCGCTGGATCGGCTCTACGCCAAGCTGGCTGATCTGCCGGCGAAGGAAGTCGTGGTCATGCTCGACTCCTGTTTCTCCGGCGCTGGCGGCCGTTCCGTGATCGCCAAGGGGATGAGGCCCATGGTACTGTCCGTGGAAAATCCGCTGCTGGCCAAGGGCAAGACCGTGGTGCTGGCCGCCAGTTCCGGCGAGCAAGTCTCGTCAACCTACGATCAGAAGGGCCACGGCTTGCTGACCTATTTCTTCTTGAAAGGCCTGCAGGGAGAGGGAGGTCGCGACAAGGATCGGAGCATCGATCTCAGGGAGTTGTTCGAGTATTTGAAGCCGCAGGTCGAACGGGTGGCCCGACGAGAATTTCACAATGAACAGAGTCCTCAACTCCTGGGCAGTCCGGACATGCTCAAGAAAGGCGTGCGTCTCCTCGAACCGAACTAA
- a CDS encoding tyrosine--tRNA ligase, which yields MSELTRQLDLILRGAVEVIQQNELESKLTRSLKEKRPLRVKAGFDPTAPDLHLGHTVLIHKLKHFQDLGHHVLFLIGDFTGMIGDPTGVSETRVALTKEKVQENARTYQEQIFKILDPAKTEIVFNSHWMSRMTADQLIQLSAHYNVARMLEREDFHKRYHEQKPISIHEFLYPLIQGYDSVELKADVELGGTDQKFNLLVGRDLQRDYKQEAQVVLTMPLLEGTDGVRKMSKSFGNYIAIRDVPNDMFGKLMSISDQLMLRYYELLTTENLEQVKSAHPMQAKQKLAELIVTRYYGADAAAGARQEFAHRFSEKEFPDEPDARVMLTAADVADPAAPAIGLVDLVARTKLVPSKSEARRLIVQGGVEMDEQKQTDPNATTPLVAGRQYRLRIGKRKFATVEYKAS from the coding sequence ATGAGCGAACTGACCAGGCAACTCGATTTGATTCTCCGCGGGGCCGTGGAGGTCATTCAGCAGAACGAGCTGGAATCCAAGCTCACCCGCTCGCTCAAAGAGAAGCGGCCCCTGCGCGTGAAGGCCGGGTTCGATCCGACCGCGCCTGACCTGCACCTGGGCCATACGGTCCTGATCCACAAGCTCAAGCACTTTCAGGACCTGGGACACCATGTGCTCTTCCTGATCGGCGATTTCACCGGCATGATCGGGGACCCGACCGGCGTGTCCGAGACGCGCGTGGCATTGACCAAGGAGAAGGTCCAAGAGAACGCGAGGACTTATCAGGAGCAAATCTTCAAGATCCTCGATCCGGCGAAGACGGAGATCGTCTTCAACAGCCACTGGATGAGCCGGATGACGGCCGACCAGTTGATCCAGCTCAGCGCCCATTACAACGTGGCGCGGATGCTGGAACGGGAGGACTTTCACAAACGTTATCACGAGCAGAAACCGATCAGTATCCATGAGTTTCTCTATCCCTTGATCCAGGGCTACGACTCGGTGGAGCTCAAGGCCGACGTGGAGCTGGGCGGGACGGACCAGAAGTTCAATCTCCTGGTCGGGCGCGATTTGCAGCGGGACTACAAGCAGGAGGCGCAAGTCGTGCTGACGATGCCCTTGCTGGAAGGGACCGACGGGGTCCGCAAGATGAGCAAGAGCTTTGGGAATTACATCGCTATCAGGGACGTCCCCAACGACATGTTCGGCAAACTCATGTCCATCAGCGATCAACTGATGCTCCGGTACTATGAGTTGCTGACAACGGAGAATTTGGAGCAGGTCAAATCGGCCCATCCGATGCAGGCCAAGCAGAAGCTGGCGGAACTGATCGTCACCCGGTACTACGGGGCCGACGCGGCGGCAGGCGCCAGGCAGGAATTTGCCCACCGCTTCAGCGAGAAGGAATTTCCGGATGAGCCGGATGCAAGGGTGATGTTGACCGCTGCCGATGTGGCCGATCCGGCTGCGCCGGCGATTGGGCTGGTGGATCTGGTGGCCAGAACCAAGCTGGTGCCCAGCAAGAGCGAAGCCAGGCGGCTGATCGTCCAGGGCGGGGTGGAGATGGATGAGCAGAAGCAGACCGACCCGAACGCAACCACCCCTTTGGTCGCCGGCCGGCAATACCGGCTTCGAATCGGCAAGCGAAAATTTGCGACCGTTGAATACAAAGCTTCCTGA
- a CDS encoding helix-hairpin-helix domain-containing protein yields the protein MVQSLLIKLAMLAAAVALVFWIGWPMPDESGPEEGEGPTPAPMPRAESVRDSAIGRNTIQPGASGPKAGGTTDASQKLDLNRATAGELEQLPGIGPVLAQRIVQWRRERGPFKRVDELNHVKGIGEKKLRQIRPLVTVGSFSAPVAGATPAPKPRQEAAPRAKDQAER from the coding sequence ATGGTGCAGTCGCTGCTGATCAAGCTGGCCATGCTGGCTGCGGCGGTCGCTCTGGTGTTCTGGATCGGCTGGCCGATGCCGGATGAGTCGGGGCCGGAGGAGGGGGAGGGGCCAACTCCCGCTCCGATGCCCCGAGCGGAGTCTGTCCGGGACAGCGCAATAGGTAGGAACACGATTCAACCGGGAGCGAGTGGGCCCAAGGCCGGCGGAACGACCGACGCGTCTCAGAAATTGGATTTGAACAGGGCGACCGCCGGCGAACTGGAACAGTTGCCGGGCATCGGTCCGGTGCTGGCCCAGCGTATCGTGCAATGGCGGCGTGAGCGGGGACCGTTCAAGAGGGTGGACGAATTGAATCACGTCAAAGGCATCGGGGAGAAGAAACTGCGGCAGATCAGGCCGTTGGTGACGGTCGGTTCATTCAGTGCGCCGGTTGCCGGCGCGACGCCTGCGCCCAAACCCCGACAGGAAGCGGCCCCACGGGCCAAAGATCAGGCGGAACGATGA
- the lpdA gene encoding dihydrolipoyl dehydrogenase, protein MTDRTHIAILGAGPGGYVAAIRAAQLGARVTVVENQALGGVCLNWGCIPSKALLAVVELGDRAKKAADVGLRLGGGVTYDLARMVARKNKVVEGLVKGIATLFKAWGVEHIAGTGELLDARTLLVRKPDGTEIRVQADAVIVATGSSWPNLPLFPVDGRQIITSKEALDQTAVPASLLIVGGGVEGCEFAALYSGLGTKVTVVELMARLLPLEDEEIASFMERELKKRGVEVRTGTTVERVEREADAVTALLKDGTRLTGDKLLVSVGRGFNTKGIGLETVGVQLGRRGEILVDDRMETTVKGVYAIGDVVGKAMLAHVASAQGKVAAANIMGHPEAISYDVVPAGIFTLPEIGRVGLTEQQAKERCAQRGGNPEQDVKVGRFRYLGLGKAQATGDATGLFKVIADGKTGKVLGTHIVGAHAADLVHEAALAMQAGATVSTMADMIHAHPTLAEGLMEAAEDVAGMAIHQARKRMS, encoded by the coding sequence ATGACGGACCGGACACACATCGCGATCCTGGGCGCGGGGCCCGGCGGGTACGTGGCGGCGATCCGAGCCGCCCAGCTCGGGGCGCGGGTGACGGTCGTGGAGAACCAGGCCTTGGGAGGCGTATGTCTGAACTGGGGCTGTATTCCCAGCAAAGCGCTGCTCGCCGTCGTAGAGTTGGGGGACAGGGCCAAGAAGGCGGCGGACGTTGGCCTGCGGCTGGGCGGGGGCGTGACCTACGACCTCGCCCGCATGGTGGCGAGAAAAAACAAGGTCGTGGAAGGGCTGGTCAAGGGCATCGCCACTCTGTTCAAAGCCTGGGGCGTCGAACACATAGCCGGGACCGGCGAGCTGCTGGATGCGCGAACGCTGTTGGTGAGAAAGCCGGACGGGACCGAGATCAGAGTGCAGGCGGATGCGGTGATCGTGGCCACCGGCTCCTCCTGGCCGAACCTGCCGCTGTTCCCCGTCGACGGGCGGCAGATCATCACCAGCAAGGAGGCCCTGGACCAAACGGCGGTTCCGGCCAGCCTCCTGATCGTCGGCGGCGGCGTCGAAGGCTGCGAGTTCGCGGCGCTCTATAGCGGTCTGGGAACCAAGGTGACGGTCGTCGAGTTGATGGCCCGTCTCCTGCCGCTCGAAGATGAAGAGATTGCCTCCTTCATGGAGCGGGAGCTCAAAAAGCGAGGGGTGGAGGTGCGCACCGGGACGACGGTCGAACGCGTCGAGCGGGAAGCCGATGCCGTGACGGCCCTGCTCAAGGACGGGACCAGGCTGACGGGGGACAAGCTGCTCGTCTCGGTGGGGCGCGGCTTCAACACGAAGGGCATCGGCCTCGAAACCGTCGGTGTCCAGCTCGGTCGGAGGGGCGAGATCCTGGTCGACGACCGGATGGAGACCACCGTCAAGGGTGTTTATGCAATCGGAGACGTGGTCGGGAAGGCCATGCTGGCCCATGTGGCTTCCGCGCAGGGGAAAGTGGCGGCGGCCAATATCATGGGCCATCCGGAGGCGATCTCCTATGATGTGGTGCCGGCGGGCATCTTCACCCTGCCGGAAATCGGCCGGGTGGGACTGACCGAGCAGCAAGCCAAAGAACGGTGCGCCCAACGGGGAGGGAATCCGGAACAGGACGTGAAAGTGGGGCGGTTCCGGTATCTGGGATTGGGTAAGGCGCAAGCGACGGGGGATGCCACGGGCCTGTTCAAAGTCATCGCCGATGGGAAGACGGGAAAAGTGCTGGGAACCCACATCGTCGGAGCCCATGCGGCCGACCTCGTCCATGAAGCGGCCCTGGCCATGCAAGCGGGAGCGACCGTGTCCACGATGGCCGACATGATTCACGCCCATCCGACCCTGGCCGAGGGTCTGATGGAAGCGGCGGAAGACGTCGCGGGAATGGCGATCCATCAGGCGAGAAAAAGAATGTCGTAA
- the gcvH gene encoding glycine cleavage system protein GcvH, producing MEPNDLRYHEEHEWIRVQGKQATLGISNFAQDALGDIVFIDLPKPGTAVTAGQQIGEVESTKTTSSIYTPVSGTIAKINGDLKDHPEAVNADPYGKGWMTVIELSDPAQVDKLMTAAQYETFLASQKK from the coding sequence ATGGAACCCAACGATCTGCGGTACCACGAGGAACATGAATGGATCCGGGTGCAAGGCAAGCAGGCCACCCTGGGCATCAGCAATTTCGCCCAGGATGCGCTGGGTGATATCGTCTTCATCGACCTGCCGAAGCCGGGGACTGCGGTCACGGCGGGGCAGCAGATCGGCGAAGTGGAATCCACCAAGACGACCTCCAGCATCTACACCCCTGTGAGCGGCACCATCGCCAAGATCAACGGCGACCTCAAAGACCATCCCGAAGCGGTCAACGCCGATCCCTACGGCAAGGGGTGGATGACGGTGATCGAGCTGTCCGATCCCGCGCAAGTGGATAAGCTCATGACCGCCGCACAGTACGAGACCTTCCTCGCCTCTCAGAAAAAGTAG